From the Misgurnus anguillicaudatus chromosome 17, ASM2758022v2, whole genome shotgun sequence genome, one window contains:
- the ing1 gene encoding inhibitor of growth protein 1, with product MLNPSANGESSLVVGNYVEEYLDLVESLPLDLQRCVSHMREIDAKYQEILKELDENYEKHIQESDPVQKKRLLHWIQRSLIRTEELGDEKIQIAGQMVDLVENRCRQLEWQGELFHACQDSPESTVSVGSAPCAVTTVPMTPLSTSLLSVSKPCVEKRRDEIQSTVDKSGGKRSRRQKNGSDNRENSNYGVDHNEELGSCTPKEKKAKTSSTSSKKKKRSKSKQDREPSPTDLPIDPNEPTYCLCEQVSYGEMIGCDNDECTIEWFHFSCVGLHHKPKGKWYCPKCRGDNEKTMDKALERSKKERAYNR from the exons ATGCTAAACCCGTCTGCAAACGGCGAGTCGTCTCTTGTTGTGGGGAATTACGTTGAGGAGTACCTGGATCTCGTAGAGTCTTTGCCGCTGGACCTACAGAGATGTGTGTCGCACATGAGAGAAATAGACGCCAAATATCAAG AAATTCTCAAGGAACTGGATGAGAATTATGAAAAACACATACAAGAGTCAGATCCTGTACAGAAGAAGCGTCTTCTCCATTGGATCCAGCGCTCTTTGATCCGCACAGAAGAACTTGGAGATGAGAAGATCCAGATCGCAGGCCAAATGGTAGATCTGGTGGAGAACCGCTGTCGGCAGCTGGAGTGGCAAGGCGAACTTTTCCACGCTTGCCAAGACTCGCCGGAAAGCACTGTATCTGTGGGCAGTGCCCCCTGTGCCGTAACAACAGTACCTATGACGCCACTGTCTACATCACTGCTGTCAGTGAGTAAACCATGTGTGGAAAAAAGAAGAGATGAAATTCAGAGCACGGTTGACAAATCCGGTGGAAAGCGATCACGAAGGCAAAAAAATGGTTCGGACAACCGAGAAAACTCAAATTATGGCGTGGATCACAATGAGGAGCTTGGTTCATGCACGCCAAAAGAGAAAAAGGCTAAGACGTCATCCACGTCGTCAAAGAAGAAAAAGAGGTCAAAAAGCAAGCAAGATAGAGAGCCATCACCAACAGACCTGCCCATTGACCCAAATGAACCCACTTATTGTCTTTGTGAGCAGGTGTCTTACGGGGAGATGATAGGTTGTGATAATGATGAATGCACAATTGAATGGTTTCACTTTTCATGTGTTGGCCTGCACCATAAGCCCAAAGGAAAGTGGTACTGCCCAAAGTGCAGAGGcgacaatgagaaaacaatggACAAAGCTTTAGAGAGGTCAAAGAAAGAACGGGCGTACAACAGGTAG
- the ube2al gene encoding ubiquitin conjugating enzyme E2 A, like, with protein sequence MSTPARRRLMRDFKRLQEDPPAGVSGAPSENNIMVWNAVIFGPEGTPFEDGTFKLTVEFTEEYPNKPPTVRFVSKMFHPNVYADGSICLDILQNRWSPTYDVSSILTSIQSLLDEPNPNSPANSQAAQLYQENKREYEKRVSAIVEQSWRDS encoded by the exons ATGTCTACTCCTGCTAGAAGACGACTTATGCGGGATTTCAAGCG GCTCCAGGAGGATCCCCCAGCTGGTGTTAGTGGAGCTCCATCTGAGAACAACATAATGGTTTGGAATGCAGTCATATTTGG CCCAGAGGGAACACCGTTTGAGGATG GTACATTCAAACTCACTGTTGAGTTCACAGAGGAATATCCAAACAAGCCTCCAACTGTGCGGTTTGTCTCAAAGATGTTTCATCCAAATG TGTATGCTGATGGAAGTATCTGCCTAGACATTCTTCAGAATCGGTGGAGTCCAACTTACGATGTTTCTtctattttaacatcaatccAG TCCCTTCTAGATGAGCCAAATCCCAACAGTCCAGCAAACAGCCAGGCAGCACAACTATATCAAGAAAATAAACGAGAATATGAGAAGCGGGTGTCTGCAATTGTAGAACAGAGCTGGCGAGACAGTTGA